One Pseudomonas abieticivorans genomic region harbors:
- the mutS gene encoding DNA mismatch repair protein MutS, which yields MSDLSSHTPMMQQYWRLKNQHPDQLMFYRMGDFYEIFYEDAKKAAKLLDITLTARGQSAGQSIPMCGIPYHAAEGYLAKLVKLGESVVICEQIGDPATSKGPVERQVVRIITPGTVSDEALLDERRDNLIAAVLGDERLFGLAVLDITSGNFSVLEIKGWENLLAELERINPVELLIPDDWPQGLPAEKRRGARRRAPWDFERDTAHKSLCQQFSTQDLKGFGCEKLTLAIGAAGCLLGYAKETQRTALPHLRSLKHERLDDTVVLDGATRRNLELDVNLAGGRDNTLQSVIDRCQTAMGSRLLTRWLNRPLRDLKVLQARQGSISCLLDGYRFESLQPQLKEIGDIERILARIGLRNARPRDLARLRDALGALPELQVAMSELEAPHLALLATIAGTYPELADLLSKAIIDNPPAVIRDGGVLKTGYDSELDELLSLSENAGQFLIDLEAREKARTGLSHLKVGYNRVHGYFIELPSRQAEQAPVDYQRRQTLKGAERFITPELKEFEDKALSAKSRALAREKLLYEALLEDLISHLAPLQDTAAALAELDVLSNLAERALTLDLNCPVFVEEPCMRIDQGRHPVVEQVLTTPFVANDLALDDSTRMLVITGPNMGGKSTYMRQTALIVLMAHIGSFVPAKSCELSLVDRIFTRIGSSDDLAGGRSTFMVEMSETANILHNATDRSLVLMDEVGRGTSTFDGLSLAWAAAERLAQLRAYTLFATHYFELTVLPEAQPLVANVHLSATEHKERIVFLHHVLPGPASQSYGLAVAQLAGVPDVVIQRAKEHLSRLETTSLPHEMPVPAPGKAPVPHQSDLFASLPHPVLEELSRTDVDGLTPRQAMELLYTLKTRI from the coding sequence GACCGCGCGCGGGCAGTCGGCGGGGCAGTCGATCCCCATGTGCGGCATCCCTTACCACGCCGCCGAGGGTTACCTGGCCAAGCTGGTCAAGCTGGGCGAGTCGGTGGTGATCTGCGAGCAGATCGGCGACCCGGCCACCAGCAAGGGGCCGGTGGAACGCCAGGTGGTGCGCATCATTACCCCCGGCACCGTCAGTGACGAAGCGCTGCTGGACGAGCGCCGCGACAACCTGATCGCTGCCGTGCTGGGTGACGAACGCCTGTTCGGCCTGGCTGTGCTGGACATCACCAGCGGCAACTTCAGCGTGCTGGAAATCAAAGGCTGGGAAAACCTGCTGGCCGAGCTTGAGCGCATCAACCCGGTGGAGCTGCTGATCCCCGATGATTGGCCGCAAGGCTTGCCGGCGGAAAAACGCCGCGGCGCGCGGCGCCGTGCGCCGTGGGACTTCGAGCGCGACACCGCGCACAAAAGCCTGTGCCAGCAGTTCTCCACCCAGGACCTCAAGGGCTTTGGCTGCGAGAAGCTGACCCTGGCCATCGGCGCCGCAGGTTGCTTGCTGGGCTACGCCAAAGAAACCCAGCGCACTGCCCTGCCGCACTTGCGCAGCCTGAAACACGAGCGCCTGGACGACACCGTGGTGCTGGACGGCGCCACCCGCCGCAACCTGGAGCTGGACGTGAACCTGGCCGGCGGGCGCGACAACACCCTGCAATCGGTCATCGACCGCTGCCAGACCGCCATGGGTAGCCGCCTGCTGACGCGCTGGCTGAATCGCCCGCTGCGCGATCTGAAAGTGCTGCAGGCACGCCAAGGCTCGATCAGTTGCCTGCTCGACGGCTACCGCTTCGAAAGCCTGCAACCGCAGCTCAAGGAAATCGGCGACATCGAGCGCATCCTCGCGCGGATCGGCCTGCGCAACGCCCGCCCGCGCGACCTGGCACGCCTGCGCGACGCCCTGGGCGCGTTGCCGGAACTGCAAGTGGCCATGTCCGAGCTCGAGGCGCCGCACCTGGCGCTGCTGGCGACCATCGCCGGTACTTACCCGGAACTTGCTGACCTGCTGAGCAAGGCCATCATCGACAACCCACCCGCGGTCATTCGTGACGGCGGCGTGCTGAAGACCGGCTACGACAGCGAGCTGGACGAGTTGCTGTCGCTGAGCGAAAACGCCGGCCAGTTCCTGATCGACCTGGAGGCTCGGGAGAAGGCCCGCACCGGCCTTTCGCACCTGAAGGTCGGCTACAACCGCGTGCACGGCTACTTCATCGAACTGCCGAGCAGACAGGCCGAGCAGGCCCCGGTCGACTATCAGCGGCGCCAGACCCTCAAGGGTGCCGAGCGCTTCATCACCCCCGAACTCAAGGAGTTCGAAGACAAGGCGCTGTCGGCCAAAAGCCGTGCCCTGGCCCGCGAGAAACTGCTTTACGAAGCCCTGCTCGAGGACCTGATCAGCCACCTGGCCCCGCTGCAGGACACCGCCGCGGCCCTGGCCGAGCTGGACGTGCTGAGCAACCTGGCCGAGCGCGCGCTGACCCTGGACCTCAACTGCCCGGTGTTCGTCGAAGAGCCGTGCATGCGCATCGATCAAGGCCGCCACCCAGTGGTGGAGCAAGTGCTGACCACCCCGTTCGTCGCCAACGACCTGGCGCTGGACGACAGTACCCGCATGCTGGTGATCACCGGCCCGAACATGGGCGGTAAATCCACCTACATGCGCCAGACCGCGCTGATCGTGCTGATGGCCCATATCGGCAGCTTCGTGCCGGCAAAAAGCTGCGAGCTATCGCTGGTGGACCGGATCTTCACCCGCATCGGCTCCAGCGACGACCTGGCCGGCGGGCGTTCGACCTTCATGGTCGAAATGAGTGAAACCGCCAACATCCTGCACAACGCCACCGACCGCAGCCTGGTGCTGATGGACGAAGTAGGCCGCGGCACTAGCACCTTCGATGGCCTCTCCCTGGCATGGGCGGCGGCCGAGCGCCTGGCGCAACTGCGCGCCTACACGCTGTTTGCCACGCACTACTTCGAGCTGACCGTACTGCCCGAGGCCCAACCGCTGGTGGCCAACGTGCACTTGAGCGCCACCGAGCACAAGGAACGCATCGTGTTCCTGCACCATGTATTGCCGGGGCCTGCCAGCCAAAGCTATGGCCTGGCCGTGGCGCAATTGGCCGGTGTGCCTGACGTGGTCATCCAGCGCGCTAAAGAGCACTTGAGCCGCCTGGAAACCACCAGCCTGCCGCACGAAATGCCGGTTCCAGCACCGGGCAAGGCCCCTGTCCCCCATCAAAGCGATTTGTTCGCCAGCCTGCCGCACCCGGTGCTCGAAGAGCTGTCGCGCACCGATGTGGATGGCCTGACACCTCGCCAGGCGATGGAATTGCTCTATACACT